The following are from one region of the Rhodopirellula sp. P2 genome:
- a CDS encoding putative 2-dehydropantoate 2-reductase produces MNAPAEPLRYAILGSGAVGGLYGAMLAKSGCDVHFLLHSDFDHVRKNGLRIDSVQGDFVLESPQIYQSVESMPKCDVVIVALKSTRNALLDEWLPQVTAEDGVVLTLQNGLNVEADVRRTIPAGHVLGGCCFLCSNKVGPGHIHHLDYGRIAFGAYQEPGEDHSWAETAGHRIEADMKSAGIDANWSDDLAKTRWRKLMWNIPFNGLSVVLDASTDRIIGSQPGRELAMQLISEVHAGAAACGVEIDAKAIRATMEHTETMVPYDSSMRLDFLAKRPMEVEAIFGNPLRAIGDQASQIAPSISMLYQQLAFFNEAICQDA; encoded by the coding sequence ATGAATGCTCCCGCCGAACCGCTTCGCTATGCAATTCTTGGAAGTGGTGCGGTCGGCGGGCTGTATGGAGCCATGTTGGCGAAATCCGGATGCGACGTTCATTTTCTGTTGCATTCGGATTTTGACCACGTTCGCAAAAATGGATTGCGAATTGACAGCGTGCAGGGAGACTTTGTCTTGGAATCGCCGCAGATTTACCAGTCGGTGGAATCGATGCCGAAGTGCGATGTGGTGATCGTGGCACTCAAGTCCACTCGCAACGCGTTGCTGGATGAGTGGTTGCCGCAGGTCACGGCCGAGGATGGCGTCGTGCTGACGTTGCAAAATGGATTGAACGTCGAGGCCGATGTTCGCAGGACCATCCCTGCGGGGCACGTGCTGGGCGGATGCTGTTTTCTGTGCAGCAACAAGGTGGGTCCGGGGCACATCCATCACCTGGACTACGGCCGAATCGCATTTGGTGCCTACCAAGAACCGGGCGAGGATCATTCCTGGGCGGAGACCGCCGGGCACCGGATCGAAGCAGACATGAAGTCAGCGGGCATCGATGCCAATTGGAGCGATGATCTGGCCAAGACTCGTTGGCGAAAGCTGATGTGGAACATCCCGTTCAATGGATTGTCAGTGGTCTTGGATGCGTCAACGGACCGGATCATTGGATCGCAGCCGGGCCGCGAATTGGCCATGCAGTTGATCTCGGAAGTTCACGCCGGTGCGGCAGCCTGTGGTGTTGAGATCGACGCGAAAGCGATCCGGGCGACGATGGAGCACACCGAGACCATGGTTCCCTACGACAGCAGCATGCGATTGGATTTCCTCGCCAAACGCCCGATGGAAGTGGAAGCGATCTTTGGAAATCCACTGCGGGCGATCGGCGATCAAGCCAGCCAGATCGCCCCTTCGATTTCGATGCTGTATCAGCAACTCGCTTTTTTCAACGAAGCGATCTGCCAAGACGCGTGA
- a CDS encoding Tex family protein has translation MQIIARELNLPEKQVAAVIELLEAGNTIPFIARYRKEATGGLDEIALRAIEDALEKHNALQARKTTVLKTIEEQGALTADLRKQIEACNDLRTLEALYLPYKPKRRTRATIAREKGLQPLADLLLKQTKLPQSKQQTLAGFVNPDLEVTDGDAALAGALDIIAEQWSEDAPVREWMVEKGTKFGKITSAVKRGKKDQADKYEAYLDRAEPAARIPGHRLLAMLRGEAEGVLRVGLQMEEDRAISHIQSTFIRNRSFEFAKELESAAEDCFQRLLQPATQSTVLQMLKEKADEDAIGVFGKNLHELLMSPPGGPRVTIGIDPGFRTGCKVAVVDGTGKFLANTTIYPTPPKSDTAGASKQLLSLIQKHHVELIAIGNGTASRETDAFVGELIRDNQLDVTKVMVSESGASIYSASELAGKEFPDLDVTVRGAISIARRLQDPLAELVKTDPKSIGVGQYQHDVNQPLLRKCLDRTVESCVNHVGVDLNMASVPLLSRVAGIGPKLAENIVQYRDTNGRFGSRKELTKVPKLGKKAFEQAAGFLRIRGGDEPLDNSAVHPESYSLVSRMAKELKADVKTLVGNATLSQKLQPESFVDDRFGIPTIRDIIAELGKPGRDPRSEFKVAQFDDSVQSMEDLRQGMVLEGVITNVTHFGAFIDLGVHQDGLIHVSQLSNQFVSDPSEVVSVGDVVKVKVLEIDLDRKRIAVSKKALG, from the coding sequence ATGCAAATCATCGCTCGAGAACTGAATCTTCCTGAGAAACAAGTCGCCGCGGTCATCGAACTGCTCGAAGCCGGCAACACGATTCCCTTCATCGCTCGGTACCGCAAAGAAGCCACCGGGGGACTGGACGAAATCGCGCTGCGTGCGATCGAGGACGCGCTCGAAAAGCACAACGCGTTGCAGGCTCGGAAAACCACGGTCTTGAAAACGATCGAAGAACAAGGCGCCCTGACCGCGGACCTGCGAAAGCAAATCGAAGCCTGCAACGATTTGCGAACACTGGAAGCTCTGTACCTGCCCTACAAACCCAAACGCCGCACACGAGCCACCATCGCGCGTGAAAAAGGACTGCAGCCGCTGGCGGATCTGCTGCTAAAACAAACCAAGCTGCCTCAATCCAAGCAGCAAACCCTCGCGGGCTTCGTCAACCCCGACCTGGAAGTCACGGATGGCGATGCAGCCCTGGCAGGCGCGCTGGACATCATTGCGGAACAATGGAGTGAGGACGCGCCGGTTCGCGAGTGGATGGTCGAAAAGGGAACCAAGTTCGGGAAGATCACCTCCGCCGTCAAACGCGGCAAGAAGGACCAGGCCGATAAATACGAGGCCTACCTGGATCGTGCCGAGCCGGCCGCGCGGATTCCCGGTCACCGACTGCTCGCCATGCTGCGTGGCGAAGCAGAAGGGGTCTTGCGAGTCGGATTGCAAATGGAAGAAGACCGAGCGATCTCGCACATTCAATCGACCTTCATTCGCAACCGCTCCTTTGAGTTCGCAAAAGAACTGGAATCCGCCGCCGAAGATTGCTTTCAACGTTTGCTACAACCTGCCACGCAATCCACCGTGCTTCAAATGCTGAAAGAAAAGGCCGATGAGGACGCCATCGGTGTGTTTGGCAAGAACTTGCACGAACTGTTGATGTCACCACCCGGCGGTCCACGGGTGACGATCGGAATCGACCCTGGATTTCGCACAGGCTGCAAAGTCGCTGTGGTCGATGGCACCGGCAAATTCTTGGCCAACACGACGATCTACCCCACGCCGCCCAAATCCGACACCGCTGGTGCATCGAAACAGTTGTTGTCGCTCATCCAAAAACACCATGTTGAATTGATCGCCATCGGCAACGGCACCGCGTCGCGCGAAACCGATGCCTTCGTCGGCGAACTGATTCGCGACAATCAACTGGACGTCACCAAAGTGATGGTTAGCGAATCAGGCGCGTCGATCTATTCGGCCAGCGAATTGGCAGGAAAAGAGTTCCCCGATTTGGACGTCACCGTTCGGGGTGCCATCAGCATCGCACGGCGTCTGCAAGATCCACTCGCGGAATTGGTCAAGACCGACCCGAAATCAATCGGTGTGGGTCAGTACCAGCACGACGTCAACCAGCCTCTCCTCCGCAAGTGCCTCGACCGGACCGTCGAAAGTTGCGTCAACCATGTCGGAGTGGACTTGAACATGGCCAGTGTGCCGTTGCTTTCACGTGTCGCAGGGATCGGTCCGAAACTGGCCGAGAACATCGTTCAGTATCGAGACACCAACGGTCGTTTCGGAAGCCGGAAAGAATTGACCAAGGTTCCGAAACTCGGCAAGAAGGCGTTTGAGCAAGCCGCCGGTTTTCTACGCATCCGCGGTGGCGATGAACCACTCGACAACTCCGCCGTGCACCCCGAAAGCTACTCGCTGGTCAGCCGCATGGCGAAGGAACTCAAAGCCGACGTCAAAACCTTGGTCGGCAACGCGACACTGAGCCAAAAACTGCAACCGGAATCCTTTGTGGATGACCGGTTTGGAATCCCCACCATTCGCGACATCATCGCGGAACTGGGCAAACCGGGACGCGACCCACGCAGCGAATTCAAAGTTGCCCAGTTCGATGACTCGGTTCAGTCCATGGAGGACCTGCGTCAGGGAATGGTCCTGGAAGGCGTGATCACCAACGTCACCCACTTTGGTGCCTTCATTGACCTGGGCGTCCATCAAGACGGTTTGATTCACGTTTCTCAACTATCCAACCAATTTGTCAGCGACCCATCCGAGGTGGTTTCCGTCGGCGACGTGGTCAAAGTCAAAGTGCTTGAGATCGACCTCGACCGAAAACGCATTGCCGTCTCCAAGAAGGCTCTCGGTTAA
- a CDS encoding M50 family metallopeptidase — protein MNSRETNSESAAPSPIPAATKELIATAFHEAGHAVMALAVGRSVQKVTIAPGKLQFGGSRLGTCEIKKGRSKGSKDQLEDDVLVLLAGMVSEARFTGVYCQAGASQDLRDVSARLCTRAATERQHETLLKRMLAKTEHILHDEANVDAIRAITKELLEKTTISGRAVKHHFEMAQRRHA, from the coding sequence ATGAATTCTCGCGAAACCAACTCTGAATCGGCGGCCCCCAGCCCCATCCCGGCGGCCACCAAGGAACTCATCGCGACCGCCTTTCATGAGGCCGGGCACGCTGTGATGGCGCTCGCGGTTGGACGCAGCGTTCAGAAAGTCACGATCGCTCCCGGTAAATTGCAGTTCGGTGGGTCGCGGCTGGGCACGTGCGAGATCAAAAAAGGCCGCTCCAAAGGCAGCAAGGACCAGCTCGAGGACGACGTGTTGGTGTTGCTGGCGGGAATGGTGTCCGAGGCTCGCTTCACCGGTGTCTACTGCCAAGCTGGGGCCTCCCAGGATCTACGGGACGTTTCGGCTCGCTTGTGCACCCGAGCCGCCACCGAGCGACAACACGAAACCTTGCTCAAACGCATGCTCGCGAAAACGGAACACATTCTCCACGACGAGGCCAACGTGGACGCCATCCGAGCAATCACAAAAGAGCTGCTGGAAAAGACCACCATCAGCGGCCGCGCCGTGAAACACCATTTTGAGATGGCACAACGCCGGCACGCTTGA
- a CDS encoding Gfo/Idh/MocA family protein gives MERRSFLAASAAAATVAATHAKSASADESRRPRRVALIGCGWYGKCDLLQLLNIEPVEVVSLCDVDQKLLDECADLIATRQKSGKRPETFTNYEVLLAKKNADIVLVATPDHWHALAMIAAVESGADVYVQKPTGVDTLESKAMLDAARRTGRVVQVGTQRRSTPHLIDAKKNVVDAGLLGNVAFAEVCCYYHMRANKNPPAIDPPAHFDYEAWTGPAPMRPYTELTHPRKWRAFMEYGNGIVGDMCVHMLDLVRWQLDLGWPKRISSVGGIMVQKDSIANITDTQTATFDFDELDVVWTHRSWGSAPDPEYPWAAKIYGDKGTLKLSVNKFEFEPRGGGKKISGEAVIETDQYPTDVTDKEKWSLELHVASAIRGHMRDFLDAIDNRTKPVADIEQGHISSASCFMANVAMELGRTLEFDPETHSIVGDDEATQKLKRSYRSPYQHPADRA, from the coding sequence ATGGAACGTCGCTCCTTTCTAGCTGCCAGCGCTGCCGCTGCCACCGTTGCTGCCACCCACGCCAAGTCGGCTTCGGCCGATGAAAGCCGTCGTCCTCGACGCGTCGCCTTGATCGGGTGCGGTTGGTATGGCAAGTGCGATTTGCTGCAGTTGCTCAACATCGAACCGGTCGAAGTGGTTTCGCTTTGCGACGTCGACCAAAAGCTACTCGATGAGTGTGCGGACCTGATCGCCACCCGGCAGAAGTCGGGCAAGCGACCGGAGACTTTCACAAACTACGAGGTTCTGCTGGCCAAGAAGAATGCCGACATCGTGTTGGTCGCCACTCCCGATCACTGGCACGCTTTGGCGATGATCGCCGCGGTCGAATCCGGAGCAGACGTCTACGTGCAGAAGCCAACCGGCGTCGACACGTTGGAAAGCAAAGCGATGTTGGATGCGGCTCGGCGAACGGGGCGGGTCGTGCAAGTCGGCACGCAACGTCGGAGCACACCGCACTTGATCGACGCCAAGAAGAACGTCGTCGACGCTGGTTTGCTGGGCAACGTCGCATTCGCCGAAGTGTGTTGTTACTACCACATGCGAGCGAACAAAAATCCACCGGCGATCGATCCACCGGCCCATTTTGATTATGAAGCCTGGACGGGGCCCGCGCCGATGCGTCCCTACACGGAACTGACTCACCCGAGAAAGTGGCGAGCGTTCATGGAATACGGGAACGGCATTGTCGGGGACATGTGTGTGCACATGCTGGACTTGGTGCGCTGGCAACTGGATTTGGGATGGCCCAAACGGATCAGCAGCGTCGGTGGGATCATGGTCCAAAAGGATTCAATCGCCAACATCACCGACACCCAAACCGCGACGTTTGACTTTGATGAGTTGGATGTGGTTTGGACCCATCGAAGTTGGGGCAGTGCTCCTGACCCAGAGTATCCCTGGGCCGCCAAAATCTATGGTGACAAGGGCACGTTGAAGTTGAGCGTGAACAAGTTCGAATTCGAACCACGCGGCGGTGGCAAGAAGATTTCCGGTGAAGCCGTGATTGAAACGGATCAGTACCCGACCGATGTCACGGACAAAGAAAAGTGGTCATTGGAATTGCACGTCGCCTCCGCCATTCGTGGTCACATGCGAGACTTCCTCGATGCCATCGACAACCGCACGAAACCGGTGGCAGACATCGAGCAAGGTCATATCAGCAGCGCGTCGTGCTTCATGGCAAACGTGGCCATGGAACTTGGTCGAACACTTGAGTTCGATCCCGAAACTCACTCGATTGTCGGTGATGATGAAGCGACTCAAAAACTGAAGAGAAGCTATCGGTCTCCTTACCAGCACCCGGCTGATCGAGCGTAA
- a CDS encoding VOC family protein gives MSNQHELINYLELPAQDLAATKAFFQSCFAWKFTDYGPQYTAFDKAAGLDGGFYQSDKSSTTANGSALVVFYSDDLEATQTKVQACGGQIVQEIFAFPGGRRFHFTEPSGNEFAVWSDIAPA, from the coding sequence ATGTCCAACCAACACGAATTGATCAACTACCTGGAGCTCCCCGCCCAGGATCTGGCCGCGACCAAAGCTTTTTTTCAATCCTGCTTTGCTTGGAAGTTCACCGACTACGGGCCGCAATACACTGCGTTCGACAAAGCAGCGGGATTGGACGGCGGGTTCTATCAATCGGACAAGTCATCCACGACCGCCAATGGATCCGCGTTGGTCGTGTTCTACAGCGATGACCTGGAGGCCACGCAGACCAAGGTGCAAGCCTGTGGCGGCCAGATCGTTCAAGAGATTTTTGCGTTCCCCGGCGGTCGCCGGTTTCACTTCACCGAACCCTCGGGCAACGAATTCGCCGTTTGGTCGGACATAGCACCGGCCTGA
- a CDS encoding PVC-type heme-binding CxxCH protein: MKSITRNSPTSSIVVGLSLLLTLGFRIGVAEEDYAAELPRVPATPPSETLADFQVAGGFQIQLIASEPLVTSPVAMEWAADGSLFVCEMRGYSEDRDEGISRISHLVDTDHDGVYDRSTIFADGLLWPTGLFPWNGGLFVGDAPNLYYLRDTDGDGKADQRETILTGFGTSNVQGLMNSFRWGLDNRIHIACSSTGGMIRRPQQPESDAINVRGRDIALDPRTGEFELTSGAAQHGMGFDDWGRKFVSSNSDHLQQVMYEDRYLGRNPLLQPAPARISIAEDGPQAEVFRTSPVEPWRIVRTRLRVSGKARGPIEGGGRAAGYFTGATGVTIVRGDAWPESFQGMAIIGDVGSNLIHRKRLQPDGLKWVGKRVDTNSELVTSTDIWFRPAQFANAPDGSLHIIDVCREVIEHPKSLPAEIKQHLDLTSGRDRGRLYRLIPENYQHRPTPNLNASTDAELVQTLAHPNAWQRETAARLLIERQSQATQSLRQLASESVSPLGRLHALAVLDGLGQLNSETILLCLDAPEPALRRFAIRLAENVDASEDLRTKLTTLADDPSIEVRYQLAFTAGSVPGLDKTEILAAIIRHPPTDRWMQTAVQSSLGTGAGRLFAALLTPPFDTRLDGFLTRLASQVGQQDDETEIRLALAAVSDLSPSEGSFALPILGQLLQSRSRSGSVLHRLASAGELTSIDDKMQQMLATLEQVATDDSASVNVRASAIANLRYAGPQRISNVLPPLIDSRQPIEVQRAAMMTWGRFDSSEITTTLLGQWSGLSPSLRETASEILFSRPDRLKALLSAIVAGDIPISEVSRSRLQVAAKSNDSTIRDLGNQLLESSGSKNREEVVNAYQIALQKEGDVVRGRKLFTTQCSNCHRLENHGHEIGPNLATVKARGADFILTNVLDPNREVNPQYLNYVALDVNGRTLTGMITDESATSITLQRAESAKDELLRVDIELLQSTGMSIMPEGLEEQLTPQALADLISYLMQVE, encoded by the coding sequence ATGAAGTCGATCACACGCAACTCGCCAACAAGCAGCATCGTCGTCGGCCTATCCCTCCTGCTGACGCTGGGATTTCGAATCGGTGTCGCCGAGGAGGACTATGCCGCGGAGCTTCCTCGCGTCCCAGCCACCCCGCCTTCGGAAACACTTGCGGACTTTCAAGTCGCCGGTGGCTTTCAAATTCAGTTGATCGCCAGCGAACCGTTGGTGACCAGCCCCGTGGCCATGGAATGGGCCGCGGATGGGTCCTTGTTCGTCTGCGAAATGCGCGGCTACAGCGAAGATCGCGACGAGGGTATCTCGCGAATCTCTCACTTGGTTGATACGGACCATGATGGAGTCTACGACCGCAGCACCATTTTCGCCGACGGTCTGCTCTGGCCCACCGGTCTGTTCCCTTGGAATGGTGGGCTGTTCGTCGGCGACGCTCCCAACCTGTACTACCTTCGTGATACCGACGGGGATGGCAAAGCAGATCAACGTGAAACCATCCTGACTGGATTTGGCACCTCCAATGTCCAAGGACTCATGAACTCGTTTCGATGGGGCCTCGACAACCGCATTCACATCGCTTGCAGCAGCACTGGCGGTATGATCCGGCGACCACAACAACCAGAATCGGACGCCATCAATGTCCGCGGCCGCGACATCGCGTTGGACCCTCGCACTGGCGAATTCGAATTGACCAGCGGCGCCGCCCAACACGGCATGGGGTTCGACGATTGGGGGCGCAAGTTCGTTTCCTCCAACAGCGATCATCTTCAGCAAGTCATGTACGAAGACCGCTACCTCGGTCGCAACCCGTTGCTTCAACCTGCACCGGCGCGAATTTCCATCGCCGAAGATGGGCCACAAGCCGAAGTGTTTCGAACCAGTCCCGTCGAACCCTGGAGGATTGTCCGCACCCGATTGCGAGTCAGCGGCAAAGCTCGCGGTCCCATTGAAGGTGGCGGCCGAGCGGCCGGATACTTCACCGGCGCTACCGGCGTGACCATCGTGCGCGGCGATGCTTGGCCGGAATCGTTCCAAGGGATGGCGATCATCGGGGACGTTGGCAGCAACCTGATTCACCGCAAACGACTCCAACCCGATGGACTGAAATGGGTCGGAAAACGAGTCGACACCAACAGTGAACTGGTCACCTCCACCGACATTTGGTTTCGGCCCGCCCAGTTCGCCAACGCCCCCGACGGATCGCTGCACATCATCGATGTCTGCCGCGAGGTCATTGAACACCCCAAGAGTCTGCCTGCTGAAATCAAGCAGCACTTGGACCTGACCTCCGGACGTGACCGAGGCCGTCTGTACCGTCTGATTCCTGAAAACTATCAACACCGACCGACGCCAAATTTGAACGCGTCAACCGACGCGGAGTTGGTTCAAACCCTCGCTCACCCCAACGCTTGGCAACGCGAAACGGCGGCCCGACTGTTGATCGAACGACAATCCCAGGCCACTCAATCACTTCGTCAATTGGCCAGCGAATCGGTGTCTCCGCTCGGGCGTTTGCACGCACTGGCGGTTTTGGATGGACTAGGACAACTGAACTCAGAAACCATTCTTTTGTGTCTCGACGCCCCTGAACCCGCGTTGCGGCGGTTCGCGATACGATTGGCTGAAAACGTCGACGCCAGCGAAGACTTACGGACAAAGCTGACCACGCTCGCAGACGATCCATCCATTGAGGTTCGCTATCAACTGGCCTTCACCGCCGGCTCAGTTCCAGGACTCGACAAAACCGAAATTTTGGCAGCGATCATCCGGCACCCCCCCACTGATCGTTGGATGCAAACAGCAGTTCAGAGTTCGCTCGGCACAGGGGCAGGCAGGCTCTTCGCCGCCTTGCTCACGCCGCCCTTTGACACTCGTCTGGATGGTTTCCTGACCCGACTGGCATCTCAAGTCGGCCAACAAGACGACGAGACGGAGATTCGACTTGCGCTCGCCGCTGTCTCGGATCTCTCGCCATCAGAAGGCAGCTTCGCTCTTCCAATCCTGGGCCAATTACTGCAATCACGCTCTCGGTCAGGAAGCGTTCTGCACCGCCTCGCATCTGCGGGCGAACTGACCAGCATCGATGACAAGATGCAGCAGATGCTGGCGACGTTGGAACAGGTCGCAACCGATGACTCCGCTTCCGTCAACGTTCGTGCGTCTGCCATCGCCAACCTTCGTTATGCGGGTCCACAACGCATCTCGAACGTCCTGCCACCATTGATCGACAGTCGACAACCAATCGAAGTCCAACGCGCCGCGATGATGACATGGGGACGATTCGATTCCAGTGAGATCACGACCACGCTGCTTGGACAATGGAGCGGTCTCAGCCCGAGCCTTCGCGAAACGGCCAGCGAGATCCTGTTCTCACGCCCCGATCGCTTGAAAGCCTTGCTCAGTGCAATCGTCGCTGGCGACATTCCGATCAGCGAAGTGTCCCGCTCTCGCTTGCAGGTCGCTGCCAAATCCAACGACTCAACCATTCGCGACCTTGGGAATCAACTGCTGGAATCCAGCGGCTCCAAGAATCGTGAAGAAGTCGTGAATGCCTATCAAATCGCGTTGCAAAAAGAGGGCGATGTCGTTCGAGGCCGAAAACTCTTCACAACGCAATGTTCCAATTGTCATCGGCTGGAAAATCACGGCCACGAGATCGGCCCGAACTTGGCGACTGTGAAGGCTCGCGGAGCCGACTTCATCCTCACCAATGTCCTGGATCCCAACCGCGAGGTGAATCCGCAGTACCTGAACTACGTCGCCTTGGATGTGAATGGACGCACTCTGACCGGCATGATCACGGATGAATCCGCGACGTCGATCACGCTGCAGCGAGCTGAATCCGCCAAAGACGAATTGCTCCGCGTTGACATTGAGCTGCTTCAAAGCACTGGCATGTCGATCATGCCCGAAGGCTTGGAAGAACAACTGACTCCGCAAGCTTTGGCCGACCTGATTTCGTATTTGATGCAAGTCGAATGA